The following coding sequences lie in one Niabella agricola genomic window:
- a CDS encoding glycoside hydrolase family 25 protein has product MAVRKKRRRKKKGMSYQWKLVLSLLVLALLIGGLFVLDWSRRFELEVKRYPEFGIEIPVDYSLHGIDVSRYQKRINWEEVKAMDIQHIRISFAFIKATEGEKDLDLQFKRNWKNARQTGLPIGAYHFFIPSRDPVKQAVNFIKNVRLKPGDLPPVLDVEQTNNLPAPVIQARSKAWLQLVEQHYGVKPVVYTNADFYEKYLGKAFDEYPLWVAHYYEKRKPRIKRNWALWQHNDAGHVNGIDANVDFNVFNGDSVTFRAFLIQ; this is encoded by the coding sequence ATGGCAGTCAGAAAAAAAAGAAGGCGGAAGAAAAAAGGTATGTCGTACCAGTGGAAACTGGTATTATCCCTGCTCGTGCTGGCCTTATTGATAGGAGGACTTTTTGTACTGGACTGGAGCCGGCGGTTTGAGCTGGAAGTAAAGCGGTATCCCGAGTTTGGGATTGAAATCCCGGTAGACTACTCCCTTCATGGCATCGATGTGTCGCGATATCAAAAGCGCATCAACTGGGAGGAAGTAAAGGCCATGGACATACAGCATATCCGCATTAGCTTTGCATTTATCAAGGCTACGGAAGGAGAAAAGGACCTGGATCTGCAGTTTAAGCGTAACTGGAAGAATGCTCGTCAAACCGGGTTGCCCATTGGCGCCTACCATTTTTTTATCCCTTCCAGGGACCCGGTAAAGCAGGCGGTAAACTTTATTAAAAATGTAAGGCTGAAGCCCGGCGATCTGCCGCCCGTGCTCGATGTAGAACAAACCAATAACCTTCCGGCTCCGGTAATCCAGGCCCGTTCAAAAGCATGGCTGCAACTGGTGGAACAACATTACGGAGTTAAGCCTGTAGTCTATACCAATGCTGATTTTTATGAAAAATACCTTGGAAAGGCTTTTGACGAGTATCCCTTATGGGTGGCACACTACTATGAAAAGCGAAAGCCACGTATAAAACGCAACTGGGCTTTATGGCAGCACAATGACGCGGGACATGTGAACGGGATCGACGCAAACGTAGACTTTAATGTCTTTAACGGCGACTCTGTTACTTTTCGTGCTTTTTTGATCCAATAA